A single region of the Neodiprion pinetum isolate iyNeoPine1 chromosome 5, iyNeoPine1.2, whole genome shotgun sequence genome encodes:
- the LOC124218580 gene encoding uncharacterized protein isoform X1 yields the protein MSAYTTTKMALEEEAQICRLCGQCESIYIDVFGEEGTKRYLGLKIHTKINILIKEDDGLTQKVCMRCIGTLEFVSDFHTKCHETQQQLLQAKERTKKLTERDVKVDSEVDKENILPNNSLIRSNGAELKVLPTTEDVKFEGNRPFEQIFEYHNKQSLPRKSSRIQKKKLNKVKILKEENKVFERVTGSLENIGNLRENGVMEISECQNQRTLPNKTCKAALARSRNSKTIKTHGKSCNGLGQGGATLTHSDKRKIGRKNCGNRKMQKNESKNLACSTSWKNNLMERGVRGTGRAVQGIIKFDGKCSKHNSRNENNSKKFDEQLTTFTEDKINESNNVPNMLKGENSNWTMNRSEKFVKLRACAIMSITQCSSRGVGAESVEKSPQPGEEAGEIQSWKYDTTKEWAGDDISKIESVQDVGRETNSTAALLVRNSVIKLVKDVQTNRGDEFASALLTVVGSSNDEINCQRNESKIIDAPLSLIDSLKDDGSQELNKHSKRNVTSCQDRRKKSEGRFGKLTELITNEQKEIIETLYTVNMGVVNDEKVHKNIKILDKVRVTCSICGKIYSRMDKCQVHVWGHLNMKPYCCKSCDFVTLTVSNIRCHIRKRHLKIKPFHCNLCEKSYGTAVLLEEHINSHTGAKPYKCKICDFATSNRQVLSYHKTTHKPAKDISCEVCGKKFFSNCRMRAHMIVHKKDRSLICKLCSTYLCNAEALKKHYDKVHSRDYICSVCGIRTKSKKALTNHEKVHSAAKYRCPLCSNVYKSKHMLKEHILKHQGIRKYKCELCQKSFGQQSHISAHMSVHMGKRYPCPGCSKLFNRKDNMRIHTRRCKVFNSNPEMKNLWMDQMDATSSCVTNTKSVSVSEAPAIPAATTQASTYSKPNEKIETNLGMTKINLPDTTDDSTSFKSTSDLRDSRDFIRDQGIGEFKSDKDGKVLRLGEVEVFPLPNTNIIAFQNEGNMVITENVLRPECF from the exons atcAAGGAGGATGATGGATTGACACAGAAAGTTTGCATGCGGTGCATAGGCACCTTGGAATTTGTTAGCGATTTTCACACCAAATGTCATGAAACACAACAACAACTTTTACAAGCT aaagaacgaacaaaaaaattgaccgagcGTGATGTTAAAGTAGATTCAGAAGTggataaagaaaatattttgccGAACAACAGCTTGATTAGATCTAATGGAGCTGAATTAAAAGTCTTGCCTACCACAGAAGATGTAAAGTTCGAAGGAAACAGACCCttcgaacaaatttttgaatatcacAACAAACAGTCTTTACCAAGAAAGAGCAGTCGCattcagaagaaaaaattaaacaaagtcAAGATACTTAAAGAGGAGAACAAGGTTTTTGAACGTGTGACCGGCTCTTTGGAAAATATTGGCAATTTAAGGGAAAACGGAGTAATGGAAATTTCAGAGTGTCAAAATCAGAGAACTTTGCCTAATAAAACATGTAAGGCAGCATTGGCCCGGAGCCGTAATTCTAAAACAATAAAAACCCATGGAAAAAGTTGCAATGGTCTTGGCCAAGGAGGCGCTACACTCACCCATAGTGACAAACGAAAAATAGGGCGGAAAAACTGTGGTAATaggaaaatgcaaaaaaatgaaagcaaAAATCTAGCATGTTCAACTTCGTGGAAGAACAATTTGATGGAAAGAGGTGTCAGAGGTACAGGTAGAGCTGTACAGGGGATTATTAAATTCGATGGTAAATGTTCCAAGCATAATTCTCGGAATGAGAATAATTCCAAGAAATTCGATGAGCAGCTTACAACTTTCACTGAGGATAAAATTAACGAATCTAACAATGTACCAAATATGCTAAAAGGTGAGAACTCAAATTGGACAATGAATCGAAGTgagaaatttgtgaaattacGAGCTTGTGCTATAATGTCAATCACACAATGTTCTTCAAGAGGAGTAGGCGCAGAATCAGTTGAGAAAAGTCCCCAACCTGGCGAGGAGGCTGGAGAAATACAATCCTGGAAGTATGATACAACGAAAGAATGGGCAGGTgacgatatttcaaaaattgaatctgTACAAGATGTCGGGCGTGAAACGAATTCCACAGCAGCTTTGCTGGTGAGAAACTCAGTGATCAAATTGGTAAAGGATGTTCAAACAAATAGAGGTGATGAATTTGCATCGGCATTACTAACAGTGGTAGGTTCGTCAAacgatgaaataaattgtcAAAGAAACGAGTCGAAGATCATTGACGCACCATTGTCTTTAATAGATTCATTGAAGGACGATGGTTCGCAAGAATTAAATAAGCATAGTAAACGAAATGTTACTAGTTGTCAGGATAGACGAAAAAAGTCTGAGGGTCGATTTGGTAAACTTACCGAACTGATAACAAACGAGCAGAAGGAGATCATAGAAACTCTGTATACTGTGAACATGGGTGTAGTCAATGACGAGAAGGTTcacaaaaatataaagattTTAGATAAAGTGAGAGTAACGTGTTCAATATGTGGAAAGATATACTCAAGAATGGACAAATGCCAG GTGCATGTTTGGGGTCACCTAAACATGAAGCCGTATTGTTGCAAATCGTGCGACTTTGTCACACTAACAGTGAGCAACATTCGCTGCCACATAAGAAAACGTCATTTAAAGATTAAACCGTTCCACTGCAATCTATGTGAGAAAAGTTACGGCACTGCAGTCTTGCTAGAGGAACACATTAATTCTCATACGGGTGCAAAACCTTACAAATGCAAAATTTGCGACTTCGCCACTTCCAACAGGCAGGTGCTGAGCTATCACAAAACTACCCATAAACCCGCGAAA GATATATCCTGCGAGGTTTGTGGCAagaagtttttctcaaattgcaGAATGCGAGCACACATGATTGTGCACAAAAAAGATAGGAGTCTGATATGCAAGCTTTGCTCTACATATCTTTGCAATGCAGAGGCCCTCAAAAAGCATTACGACAAGGTTCACTCGCGGGACTACATCTGCAGTGTTTGCGGTATACGAACCAAGTCGAAAAAAGCTTTAACCAACcatgaaaaa GTACATTCAGCAGCTAAATACAGGTGTCCACTTTGTTCAAACGTCTACAAAAGTAAACATATGCTGAAGGAGCATATTCTTAAACATCAAGGAATTCGAAAGTACAAATGCGAATTGTGCCAGAAGTCTTTTGGCCAACAATCCCACATCTCTGCTCATATGAGCGTGCATATGGGTAAAAG ATATCCATGTCCTGGCTGCAGTAAACTCTTCAACCGTAAAGACAATATGAGAATCCATACACGACGCTGTAAGGTATTCAATTCTAATCCGGAAATGAAGAATTTGTGGATGGATCAAATGGATGCTACCAGTTCTTGTGTAACGAATACCAAATCCGTCTCGGTATCAGAAGCGCCCGCCATACCAGCTGCTACAACGCAAGCGTCTACTTATTCAAAGcctaatgaaaaaattgagacTAACTTAGGAATGACGAAGATAAACTTACCGGACACGACTGATGATTCTACATCTTTTAAATCGACCTCGGACCTACGAGATTCACGTGACTTTATACGTGATCAAGGCATTGGGGAATTCAAATCCGACAAGGATGGAAAAGTTCTACGACTGGGTGAAGTAGAAGTATTCCCACTGCCAAATACCAACATAATCGCTTTTCAGAATGAGGGTAATATGGTTATTACCGAGAATGTACTGAGACCCGAATGTTTTTAG
- the LOC124218580 gene encoding uncharacterized protein isoform X2 → MRCIGTLEFVSDFHTKCHETQQQLLQAKERTKKLTERDVKVDSEVDKENILPNNSLIRSNGAELKVLPTTEDVKFEGNRPFEQIFEYHNKQSLPRKSSRIQKKKLNKVKILKEENKVFERVTGSLENIGNLRENGVMEISECQNQRTLPNKTCKAALARSRNSKTIKTHGKSCNGLGQGGATLTHSDKRKIGRKNCGNRKMQKNESKNLACSTSWKNNLMERGVRGTGRAVQGIIKFDGKCSKHNSRNENNSKKFDEQLTTFTEDKINESNNVPNMLKGENSNWTMNRSEKFVKLRACAIMSITQCSSRGVGAESVEKSPQPGEEAGEIQSWKYDTTKEWAGDDISKIESVQDVGRETNSTAALLVRNSVIKLVKDVQTNRGDEFASALLTVVGSSNDEINCQRNESKIIDAPLSLIDSLKDDGSQELNKHSKRNVTSCQDRRKKSEGRFGKLTELITNEQKEIIETLYTVNMGVVNDEKVHKNIKILDKVRVTCSICGKIYSRMDKCQVHVWGHLNMKPYCCKSCDFVTLTVSNIRCHIRKRHLKIKPFHCNLCEKSYGTAVLLEEHINSHTGAKPYKCKICDFATSNRQVLSYHKTTHKPAKDISCEVCGKKFFSNCRMRAHMIVHKKDRSLICKLCSTYLCNAEALKKHYDKVHSRDYICSVCGIRTKSKKALTNHEKVHSAAKYRCPLCSNVYKSKHMLKEHILKHQGIRKYKCELCQKSFGQQSHISAHMSVHMGKRYPCPGCSKLFNRKDNMRIHTRRCKVFNSNPEMKNLWMDQMDATSSCVTNTKSVSVSEAPAIPAATTQASTYSKPNEKIETNLGMTKINLPDTTDDSTSFKSTSDLRDSRDFIRDQGIGEFKSDKDGKVLRLGEVEVFPLPNTNIIAFQNEGNMVITENVLRPECF, encoded by the exons ATGCGGTGCATAGGCACCTTGGAATTTGTTAGCGATTTTCACACCAAATGTCATGAAACACAACAACAACTTTTACAAGCT aaagaacgaacaaaaaaattgaccgagcGTGATGTTAAAGTAGATTCAGAAGTggataaagaaaatattttgccGAACAACAGCTTGATTAGATCTAATGGAGCTGAATTAAAAGTCTTGCCTACCACAGAAGATGTAAAGTTCGAAGGAAACAGACCCttcgaacaaatttttgaatatcacAACAAACAGTCTTTACCAAGAAAGAGCAGTCGCattcagaagaaaaaattaaacaaagtcAAGATACTTAAAGAGGAGAACAAGGTTTTTGAACGTGTGACCGGCTCTTTGGAAAATATTGGCAATTTAAGGGAAAACGGAGTAATGGAAATTTCAGAGTGTCAAAATCAGAGAACTTTGCCTAATAAAACATGTAAGGCAGCATTGGCCCGGAGCCGTAATTCTAAAACAATAAAAACCCATGGAAAAAGTTGCAATGGTCTTGGCCAAGGAGGCGCTACACTCACCCATAGTGACAAACGAAAAATAGGGCGGAAAAACTGTGGTAATaggaaaatgcaaaaaaatgaaagcaaAAATCTAGCATGTTCAACTTCGTGGAAGAACAATTTGATGGAAAGAGGTGTCAGAGGTACAGGTAGAGCTGTACAGGGGATTATTAAATTCGATGGTAAATGTTCCAAGCATAATTCTCGGAATGAGAATAATTCCAAGAAATTCGATGAGCAGCTTACAACTTTCACTGAGGATAAAATTAACGAATCTAACAATGTACCAAATATGCTAAAAGGTGAGAACTCAAATTGGACAATGAATCGAAGTgagaaatttgtgaaattacGAGCTTGTGCTATAATGTCAATCACACAATGTTCTTCAAGAGGAGTAGGCGCAGAATCAGTTGAGAAAAGTCCCCAACCTGGCGAGGAGGCTGGAGAAATACAATCCTGGAAGTATGATACAACGAAAGAATGGGCAGGTgacgatatttcaaaaattgaatctgTACAAGATGTCGGGCGTGAAACGAATTCCACAGCAGCTTTGCTGGTGAGAAACTCAGTGATCAAATTGGTAAAGGATGTTCAAACAAATAGAGGTGATGAATTTGCATCGGCATTACTAACAGTGGTAGGTTCGTCAAacgatgaaataaattgtcAAAGAAACGAGTCGAAGATCATTGACGCACCATTGTCTTTAATAGATTCATTGAAGGACGATGGTTCGCAAGAATTAAATAAGCATAGTAAACGAAATGTTACTAGTTGTCAGGATAGACGAAAAAAGTCTGAGGGTCGATTTGGTAAACTTACCGAACTGATAACAAACGAGCAGAAGGAGATCATAGAAACTCTGTATACTGTGAACATGGGTGTAGTCAATGACGAGAAGGTTcacaaaaatataaagattTTAGATAAAGTGAGAGTAACGTGTTCAATATGTGGAAAGATATACTCAAGAATGGACAAATGCCAG GTGCATGTTTGGGGTCACCTAAACATGAAGCCGTATTGTTGCAAATCGTGCGACTTTGTCACACTAACAGTGAGCAACATTCGCTGCCACATAAGAAAACGTCATTTAAAGATTAAACCGTTCCACTGCAATCTATGTGAGAAAAGTTACGGCACTGCAGTCTTGCTAGAGGAACACATTAATTCTCATACGGGTGCAAAACCTTACAAATGCAAAATTTGCGACTTCGCCACTTCCAACAGGCAGGTGCTGAGCTATCACAAAACTACCCATAAACCCGCGAAA GATATATCCTGCGAGGTTTGTGGCAagaagtttttctcaaattgcaGAATGCGAGCACACATGATTGTGCACAAAAAAGATAGGAGTCTGATATGCAAGCTTTGCTCTACATATCTTTGCAATGCAGAGGCCCTCAAAAAGCATTACGACAAGGTTCACTCGCGGGACTACATCTGCAGTGTTTGCGGTATACGAACCAAGTCGAAAAAAGCTTTAACCAACcatgaaaaa GTACATTCAGCAGCTAAATACAGGTGTCCACTTTGTTCAAACGTCTACAAAAGTAAACATATGCTGAAGGAGCATATTCTTAAACATCAAGGAATTCGAAAGTACAAATGCGAATTGTGCCAGAAGTCTTTTGGCCAACAATCCCACATCTCTGCTCATATGAGCGTGCATATGGGTAAAAG ATATCCATGTCCTGGCTGCAGTAAACTCTTCAACCGTAAAGACAATATGAGAATCCATACACGACGCTGTAAGGTATTCAATTCTAATCCGGAAATGAAGAATTTGTGGATGGATCAAATGGATGCTACCAGTTCTTGTGTAACGAATACCAAATCCGTCTCGGTATCAGAAGCGCCCGCCATACCAGCTGCTACAACGCAAGCGTCTACTTATTCAAAGcctaatgaaaaaattgagacTAACTTAGGAATGACGAAGATAAACTTACCGGACACGACTGATGATTCTACATCTTTTAAATCGACCTCGGACCTACGAGATTCACGTGACTTTATACGTGATCAAGGCATTGGGGAATTCAAATCCGACAAGGATGGAAAAGTTCTACGACTGGGTGAAGTAGAAGTATTCCCACTGCCAAATACCAACATAATCGCTTTTCAGAATGAGGGTAATATGGTTATTACCGAGAATGTACTGAGACCCGAATGTTTTTAG